One window of the Bacteroidota bacterium genome contains the following:
- a CDS encoding M23 family metallopeptidase codes for MKVNFKKAKWVYNPHKLKFEMVQISLRKRLFQIFGFLSSSFVMGVIFFFVFEFFVDSPEEKSLKQDNAFLKGQLGDMNNKVDQIAGQLADLHSKDNQVYRATYEKDQITDEQFNAGTGGVDKYKTLLGFRNSDAVVELTERIDRLRSQVQIQSTSFDELIKSASQKSEMLSCIPAIQPIANNDLRMIASGFGYRMDPIYKSTKMHTGIDFTASFGKEIHATGNGYVAEAGIGGDGYGIKVVINHGFGYQTLYGHMCKLSVRPGQKVRRGDVIGYVGSTGKSTGPHIHYEVIKNGQKINPVHFFYNDVTPGDYQKMVKIAERDGQSFD; via the coding sequence ATGAAAGTTAATTTCAAGAAAGCAAAATGGGTATATAACCCGCACAAGCTCAAGTTTGAGATGGTACAAATCAGCCTTCGTAAAAGGTTGTTTCAAATTTTCGGTTTCCTTAGTTCGTCGTTCGTGATGGGCGTAATTTTCTTCTTCGTGTTTGAGTTTTTTGTTGATTCGCCAGAGGAAAAATCGCTGAAGCAAGACAATGCCTTCTTAAAGGGACAACTTGGCGATATGAATAATAAAGTTGACCAAATTGCTGGGCAGCTTGCCGATTTGCATAGTAAGGACAACCAAGTATACCGTGCCACTTACGAGAAAGATCAAATAACCGATGAGCAATTTAATGCAGGTACTGGTGGTGTAGACAAATACAAAACATTATTAGGTTTTAGAAACAGTGATGCTGTTGTGGAACTAACTGAGCGTATCGACAGGTTGCGTAGTCAAGTTCAAATACAATCAACTTCGTTTGACGAACTGATAAAATCGGCGAGCCAAAAATCGGAAATGCTTTCTTGTATACCCGCTATTCAACCTATTGCCAATAACGATTTACGCATGATAGCTTCAGGTTTTGGTTATCGTATGGATCCCATTTACAAATCCACCAAAATGCACACAGGTATCGACTTTACCGCATCATTTGGTAAAGAGATTCATGCTACAGGAAATGGTTATGTGGCAGAAGCAGGAATCGGTGGCGATGGTTATGGAATTAAAGTAGTAATTAACCACGGCTTCGGTTACCAAACATTATATGGCCACATGTGCAAGCTTAGTGTGCGACCTGGTCAAAAAGTACGACGCGGCGATGTGATTGGCTATGTAGGTTCTACAGGCAAATCGACAGGCCCACATATACATTATGAAGTAATTAAAAACGGACAAAAAATTAACCCCGTGCATTTCTTCTACAACGATGTTACCCCAGGAGATTACCAAAAGATGGTAAAAATTGCTGAACGTGACGGGCAGTCGTTCGATTGA
- a CDS encoding amino acid permease, with amino-acid sequence MQTEKRHVSLYSAIAIVVANIIGVGVFTSLGYQVQDIKDIPALLILWVVGGIIALCGALTYGEIGTVFPKSGGEYQYLTKLFHPFVGFLSGWVSSTVAFAAPVAAASVAMAAYLHKVFPTLHTQFTAITVVSIITAIHASTLSGFKFQNIFSTGKVILVIVFIICGFTMGEHQPMNLQITDHTWDLVFSSAFAVSLVYVAYAYSGWNAAAYLAGEIKNPKRSLPASLVGGTLLVMFLYFLINYVFLYTIPLDTLAAEQAKDFGKPLEVGYFSADYIFGQGGANTMALIIAILLVSTISAMIIAGPRVLAAMGQDIKLLSFFSHTTKVGIPARAVIGQSVVSVILILTASFDQLLIYVGFTLQLFTFLTVLGVFIIRYRKLKGPEGSYRTFGYPVTPIIF; translated from the coding sequence ATGCAAACAGAAAAAAGACATGTGAGTTTGTACTCAGCCATTGCCATTGTGGTAGCCAATATTATAGGAGTAGGGGTATTTACCAGTTTGGGTTATCAAGTTCAGGATATTAAAGATATTCCCGCCTTGCTCATATTATGGGTAGTGGGTGGCATTATAGCTTTATGTGGAGCACTTACCTATGGCGAGATTGGAACTGTGTTTCCAAAGTCTGGCGGAGAGTACCAATATTTAACAAAATTGTTTCATCCATTTGTGGGGTTTTTATCAGGTTGGGTAAGTAGCACTGTTGCATTTGCAGCTCCGGTTGCGGCTGCATCGGTGGCTATGGCTGCGTATCTGCATAAAGTATTTCCCACCTTGCATACCCAGTTCACAGCAATTACTGTAGTAAGTATTATCACAGCAATACATGCGAGTACTTTATCAGGTTTCAAATTTCAAAATATATTCAGCACAGGTAAGGTCATCCTTGTTATAGTATTTATTATATGTGGTTTTACAATGGGTGAACACCAACCTATGAATTTGCAAATTACAGATCATACTTGGGACTTAGTTTTTAGCAGTGCATTTGCTGTAAGCTTAGTATATGTGGCCTATGCTTATAGTGGTTGGAACGCAGCGGCTTATCTGGCTGGTGAAATAAAAAATCCCAAACGTAGTTTACCTGCTTCATTGGTAGGAGGTACTTTATTGGTCATGTTTTTATACTTCTTAATTAATTATGTATTTTTATATACTATCCCTTTGGATACTTTAGCAGCAGAACAAGCCAAAGATTTTGGTAAACCATTAGAGGTTGGATATTTTTCGGCTGATTATATATTCGGGCAAGGAGGTGCAAATACCATGGCACTTATTATAGCGATATTATTGGTAAGTACCATTAGTGCAATGATTATTGCCGGTCCTCGGGTATTAGCAGCTATGGGACAAGATATAAAATTATTGAGTTTCTTTTCGCACACTACTAAAGTAGGAATTCCTGCACGTGCAGTAATTGGTCAAAGTGTAGTTTCTGTAATACTAATTTTAACTGCTTCATTCGATCAATTATTAATATATGTTGGATTCACTTTGCAGTTATTTACATTCCTTACGGTATTGGGGGTATTTATTATACGTTACCGTAAATTAAAAGGACCAGAAGGTTCATACCGCACATTTGGGTATCCTGTTACCCCTATTATATTT
- a CDS encoding DUF983 domain-containing protein, translating into MSNEPVKSRFEAIIKGKCPRCRRGDVFKYPITKISKFNVMYDDCPVCGLHFEIEPGYFYSAMYISYGLSSGITLVMGLITYKILHDPALWVYATVIIACMLLLSPLSLRFSRMLTLHYISPIRFDPKYQGNWDKAEQRGSR; encoded by the coding sequence ATGTCCAATGAACCCGTAAAATCAAGATTCGAAGCTATTATCAAAGGCAAATGCCCACGTTGTCGCAGAGGGGATGTGTTCAAATACCCGATCACTAAAATAAGCAAGTTCAATGTGATGTATGATGATTGTCCGGTATGCGGACTTCATTTTGAAATAGAGCCAGGTTACTTTTATAGTGCCATGTACATCAGCTATGGATTATCATCGGGGATTACCTTGGTAATGGGTTTGATCACTTACAAAATACTTCATGATCCCGCTCTGTGGGTGTATGCAACAGTTATAATTGCTTGTATGCTATTGCTCTCTCCGCTATCATTGCGATTTTCCAGGATGCTCACCTTGCATTATATTTCTCCCATAAGATTCGATCCGAAATATCAGGGGAATTGGGATAAAGCTGAGCAAAGGGGTTCACGGTAG
- the gatB gene encoding Asp-tRNA(Asn)/Glu-tRNA(Gln) amidotransferase subunit GatB: MEESIYDKYEAVIGLEVHSQLLTQSKAFCSDPIEYGALPNTQVGVISLGHPGTLPFHNKAAVDLTIKMGLACNCQIREVNQYARKNYFYADLPKGYQITQDKTPICYEGHLDITTKDGVTTHIGIERIHMEEDSGKSMHDQDVYDSLIDYNRAGTPLMEIVTKPDFRTGEEAYAYISLIRQMVRYLDISDGNMEEGSLRCDANISVRIKGVEKFGTKVEVKNMNSMRNVQRAIDFEIKRQIDLIEQGETIISDTRTFDAQKNLTISMRSKEAANDYRYFPEPDLPPLFVGRDWVARIKEQMPELPVQLATRLVEEYNITTYDAQVITELKETAYYFLEICKHTPNYKAAANWLMGAVKNYMNQQAVELKDFPLKSEQIAEIIILIDEGKLSNSAASQVLFPAFCNKPNSSAATLAQELNLIQESDESSIKPLVEAVLAAWPDKIIEYKAGKKNLIGLFVGEVMKRSQGKADPKLTNKLLTELLDN; encoded by the coding sequence ATGGAAGAAAGCATTTACGATAAATACGAAGCAGTAATAGGGCTTGAGGTTCACAGCCAGTTGCTTACACAGAGCAAAGCTTTTTGTAGTGACCCTATTGAATATGGAGCATTGCCCAATACACAAGTGGGTGTGATAAGTTTAGGTCACCCAGGCACTTTGCCTTTTCATAATAAAGCAGCAGTTGATTTAACCATAAAAATGGGATTGGCTTGCAATTGCCAAATTAGGGAGGTGAACCAGTATGCACGCAAAAATTATTTCTATGCCGACTTGCCAAAAGGTTATCAAATAACACAGGACAAAACTCCTATCTGTTATGAGGGGCATTTGGATATTACCACCAAAGATGGAGTTACCACACACATAGGCATTGAGCGGATACACATGGAGGAAGATTCAGGTAAAAGTATGCACGACCAAGATGTATATGATTCGCTAATCGACTACAACCGTGCAGGAACACCACTGATGGAGATTGTTACCAAACCCGATTTTAGAACAGGCGAAGAAGCTTATGCATATATAAGTTTGATCAGACAAATGGTTCGTTATTTAGATATATCTGATGGAAATATGGAAGAAGGTTCTTTGCGTTGCGATGCCAATATTTCTGTTAGAATAAAAGGTGTAGAAAAATTTGGAACCAAAGTAGAAGTTAAAAATATGAACTCGATGCGTAATGTGCAACGTGCCATCGATTTTGAAATTAAAAGACAAATAGATTTAATAGAACAAGGCGAAACTATCATATCAGATACACGCACTTTCGATGCACAGAAAAATTTAACAATATCGATGCGTAGCAAAGAGGCCGCAAATGATTATCGTTATTTTCCTGAGCCTGATTTGCCACCTTTGTTTGTGGGTAGAGATTGGGTGGCACGCATCAAAGAACAAATGCCCGAACTGCCTGTACAGCTTGCTACACGCCTAGTTGAAGAGTATAATATAACAACTTATGATGCACAAGTAATAACGGAACTGAAAGAAACCGCGTACTATTTTTTAGAAATTTGCAAGCATACTCCCAATTATAAAGCTGCTGCAAATTGGTTAATGGGAGCAGTGAAAAACTATATGAATCAGCAAGCAGTTGAGCTGAAAGATTTCCCCTTAAAATCGGAACAAATAGCAGAAATTATTATATTGATTGATGAAGGAAAATTGAGCAATTCCGCAGCATCACAGGTATTATTTCCTGCTTTTTGTAACAAGCCAAACAGTAGTGCGGCAACACTTGCTCAAGAATTAAATTTAATACAAGAGAGCGACGAAAGTTCTATAAAACCATTGGTAGAAGCCGTGCTTGCAGCATGGCCCGATAAAATTATAGAATATAAAGCGGGCAAAAAAAATCTGATAGGATTGTTTGTAGGTGAAGTAATGAAACGCAGCCAAGGCAAGGCTGACCCAAAGCTTACAAACAAATTGTTGACGGAATTGTTAGATAATTAA